Genomic segment of Pelmatolapia mariae isolate MD_Pm_ZW unplaced genomic scaffold, Pm_UMD_F_2 NODE_ptg000376l+_length_39134_cov_1, whole genome shotgun sequence:
GAGGCTCATAGTATTCACTCTCTGAGGACGAATCAGAATCCTGTGACAGCCGAGGGTCAGACACAACTGTGGCCTGCTTCGGTTTCTTGCCCTTTGGTTTTTGTCTGCCACAACAGTTATGGCCTTCTTCAGGGAATGGCAATTTCACATGTTGACCAATAGGAAGGATGTGATCTCTGTGGATTGTTTTCAGACGACCACTTCCACTCTCTTTCTTTAGTTGGTAGACAGGGAGATTGGGCATTTTTCCAACAACTTGGTAAGGTATTGGACTCCATCTTGTTTGCAACTTGTGCTTCCCTTTGAGACCCCAGTTCTTCAGTAGGACTCTGTCTCCTATTTCTAGAGACTGGAAACAAACTCTCTGGTCATAGCCCTTTTTGTTCTTCTGATGGACTTTGTCTGCCATCTCGGATGCTAGCTTGTAGGCTTCACGAAGATCTTCTTTAAGCTTGGACACATAGCGTGAGTGACTTTCCTCAGCTTTGTCAATTGTGGTCCCAAAGCACAAGTCCACTGGCAGTCTGGCTTCACGACCAAACATTAGGAAGTATGGTGAAAAACCAGTTGCATCACATTTTGTACTGTTATAAGCATGGACCAAATAAGGGACATGCTGGCTCCACTGAcgtttcttttctgtgcttaGAGTACCCAACATTGAAAGCAGCGTTCGATTGAACCGCTCTGGCTGAGGGTCTCCTTGCGGATGATACGGAGTAGTGCGCGACTTCCGTATCCCCATGTTCTTCAACAAGTCTTTGATCAGACGACTCTCAAAGTCTCGCCCCTGGTCTGAATGGATACGAGCCGGAAGACCATAGTGGACGAAAAACTTATCCACTAAGGTTTTGGCCACTGTTTGAGACGTCTGATTCTTGGTCGGGAATGCCTGGGCATAGCGTGTGAAGTGATCGGTGACCACTAAGACATTTCTCATGCCCTTGGAATCCGTCTCCATTGAGAGAAAGTCAATGCACACCAGATCCATAGGTCCACTGCTGGAGATCTGGTGAAGCGGTGCGGCTCTCTGGGCGGGAGTCTTGCGTGTTATGCATTCACCACAACTTTTGATATGTTGCTCAGTGTCTTGCAACATTCTTGGCCAGTAGAACCTTCGACGGAGTAAATCCAGAGTTCTCTCTATGCCGAGGTGTCCTGAGTCATTGTGTACTGATCTCAACACGACGCCATGATACACCTTTGGCAGGAATAGCTGATGGACCTCCTCCCCTGAGTGCCGTTTGGTGATACGGTAGAGCAGACCGTCACTCAGCAGAGTCAGCTTATCCTTCTCTCTTTTAGGAGCGACAGCTCCGGACTGTTGCCTGTCCATAAATTCTGTTGGACAGCTTTGACCGCTGGACCAATGACTGGGTCCTCTTTCTGTGCCTTAGCAAGATCAGCTTTTGAGACATGTTCCAGGGACTGTAACTCCATTTTAAGAGGAAATGCATAGATGTCAGGGATGCATTCGGGGGAAGCCCCAGTTTGGTCGACACATCTGGTGGGACACTCTGGGCTTTCTGACACTCGTACTCTTTTGCAGATGGATTTAACAGCTGCCTCAGGTATAGTCTCCCATTCAGTGTCAGTGTCAAAGTTTCTGGAGAGGATGTCTGCATCTATGTTATGCTTTCCTGGTCTGTAATGGACATCGAAGTCATATGTGGACAAAGCAGCTAACCATCTGTGTCCCACGGCATTGAGCTTTGCCGTAGACAGAACATAAGTCAAGGGGTTATTATCTGTACGCACTGTAAAGCACGCTCCATACAGATAGTCATGAAAGCGATCCACCACAGCCCACTTTAATGACAGAAACTCCAGCTGATGTATGGGGTACCTCTTCTCAGCCTGACTTAACTTCCTGCTGGCAAACGCAACCGGCCGTAGGTCCCCTTCTTGTAGCTGGTATAGGACAGCCCCCAGTCCTTTGAAGCTTGCGTCCACGTGGAGCTCATAGGGCTTGGTAGGATCAGCGAAGGCTAATACTGGTGCATGGGTTAGACAGTGGATGATCTGCTGAAAGGCTTTACTGCAGGAGTCATCCCACCGATCTCCAAAAGGTTCTGACTCTTTCAAGTAGGACTTGTTGAGGTCTAGACTCTTTTTCTTGCTCTTTTGTGTCGGAGCATAGCCTTTGGTCAGTTCAGTGAGAGGTCTCACAATGGCAGCATAGTTAGCAATGAATCGCCTGTAGTACCCGCAGAAACCTAAGAACGATCTCAGAGACTTTAGGTCGTGGGGCTGAGGCCAGGTGGTAACAGCCTCAATCTTCTGCGGATCGGGAGAGACACCTTGGGCAGACACAATATGCCCGAGGTACTTCACCTGTGGCTGACAAAATTGGCATTTGTCCAGGGAGATCTTTAGTCCTGCCTCTCCAAGACGATCTAGGACTTTGATGAGCCGCTCTTCGTGTTCCTCCAGCGACTTTCCGAAGACAATCAGGTCGTCCAAGTAAACCAGGACTTGGAGGAGGTTCATGTCTCCGACTGTTTTTTCCATTAGACGCTGGAAAGTCGCAGGCGCTCCTGTTATTCCCTGCGGCATTCTCTCAAATTGGAAGAAGCCTAGGGGGCAGATGAACGCAGTCTTCTCTTTATCTTCCTCTGCCATTGGAATCTGGTAGTATCCACTACGCAGATCCAGCACTGTGAACCATTTGCTCCCAGACAAAGAATCCAGTGCTTCGTCAATGCAGGGGGTCGTGTACTGGTCTGGCACGGTCCGGCTGTTAAGGAGCCTGTAGTCTATGCACATCCGTATGgttccatttttctttctaactaTTACAATCGGTGAGGCATAGGGGCTACGGGACTCTTTAATGATGCCGGCACAGAGTAACTCTTGCAGATGTTTTCTTACATCCTCTATGTCTGCAGGTGCCAGTCGACGTGATCTTTGCCGAAAAGGTCTTGTGTCAGCCAGGCGGATGGTGTGCTCCACCTCTTTTGCAAGGCCAACGTCCCATTCATGGACTGAGAAGACGTGGGAGCGTTCCGCTAGTTTCTGTTTAAGCCGGTTCTTCCACTCTTCAGGCACCGGAGAGTCACCAAAGTCGATCTGGCTGCTGTCAAATGCTGTCGTCTCTGGTTTTTTGCTTGGCATGGAGATGACACTTTCGGTGCGATAAAGGTGACCCATGACGGTTCCAACAGGGATAATGGTTTCCCTGGCGGACTGGTTCTGCACCAGGATCCTGAAGCTGTTAACTTGTACCGCATTGACAGGCACAACCATGGGTTGTAGCAGGACATCACCCGGCAGAGGAGCTATGGGAGAAGAGTCAAACATCAAGATCTCTTTGCcaactgtctgctgaaaatgaactTTGCAGGTTATTTGCAAGTCTTTTCCAGGTGGTAAGGACAAGGGATCTGAACCTTGCCAAATCACACAGCCAACCTGGTCATCCTGAGAGCCTAGGGTGATGGAGTCTGTGAATGTGGGTAGCGACTCCCTGTGAATTTGGATGCCCAGGCTCTTGGTTATGTCACGCCCCTCTTTTCTGCATTCCTGTACCAAATTGCGGACATGGCTGGTGTTAGTGCCAACAATGACAGGAATCTGCTCTTCTTTTGGGCTTGGACAGATCAAGGCAAGGACTGGTACTGTGTGTTTGGTGCCAGTCACTTCAGCCGGATACTCAACATCTACCACAACATAGCCAAGGTAGGGGTAACTGACATTGGACTCACTTAAACCCCAAATGTTGAGACCAGTGACCGGATGCACTGGGATGGAAGGCAGATGGGCTTTGTACCAGGACTCGAATATTATGGTGACCTGTGATCCACTGTCAAATAAGGCATCACAGGGCTGTCCATTCACTTTAAGTGGCACAATACTTGGGGGCCCAATCAGTCCTTCTGGAATTCCAGCTGGGGTGGGAGAAGTCAGAAGACCCTGCTTGACATGGCAGTCAGTGTCCGTGGCATTACTTGTTGAAGTACCTGCACTTTCTTTCAGTGTCTTGACAGTTTGGATGAGCTTTCGTATAACTTTGCTCTGATTTTCCGGATTTTGACACTTTGCAACAAAATGTCCATTTTCCCCACAACGGTAACAGAACTGCTCACCCAAAGGCGTTCTGTTCTGATAAGGGGTCCTTGTCTTTGAGTTAGCCTCTACTGCTGCCACGGTAGCCAGTTTTAAAGAGGAGCCTGGAGCAGTACCTCTTTGGGCTACTTTCTGCTGCAGTCTTTTCACTTGTGTCTTCAAAGCAGCCAGTTCTTTGCTGTCACTGTGCTCGCTTGACTGCACTGAGGACAAATCTTTAGCTAGGACATCAGGGGCCTTAGTCATGCAGGTGGCTAACTTGGCCTTAAGCTCTTTAACTTCAGCTTTGAGACTTTGTATTTCTGTATTGTCAGTCCCTGAAGGTTTTGTTTGTACATGCTGGACTGAGGTATTTAGTTTTCTCCTTGATGCCTCATACTCTTCCTCTGTGCGAATCTCACTTAAGAGTTGGAGGAAAGTTGGGGGTTTggactttctctctctcaggcgCAGATTAATTAGCATGAGATTGGAAGCAACAGCCCCTCTCAGAAGTTGTTCTAGGCGAGCCTTGTCTTTGCTAGAAGCTGGAAATCCTCCTCTCTGAACAACTTTACTGAGGGCCCTCTCCAGACGCCTCAGAAAATCAGACAGTTTTTCTCTTGGTTGCTGCTGCATTAAGCGGAAAGCAAAATAGAGATCATCCCCAGACTCAGCACTGCCAAATGCACTTTCCAAAGCCTCCAGGTATTCAACAGGGCCTGCCTCAGGGTCTGACTCACGGACCGATTTGGCAATCTCCAATGCTGGCCCCTTTAAACTTTCCATCAACCTGCGCCTTTTCTCCTTGTCTGTGCAGTCACTTTCCTCTACCATGAGCCATGCCTGCTCAAGCCAATGGTCAAAGGGGTCTTCACTGGGGGAAACTGGCAAGTTCCCTGAAAACAGCCTCAAACGCCGATAACCACCTTCAGCTTACGGGCCTTCTCCAAAAAATCACCAACCGCTTGCAAGACAGACTCAGTGGAGTTTATGGAAGGATCAGAGCTGGGCTGCGGAGGAGCAGGGCTGAGAAATAAGCTTTTTATGTCTTCAATAGTCCTACCCTCAGTGTCTAAGAGACTCTTCAACTTCACAGCAAAATCGTCAGGAGCTGCACATTCATTAAGAGTCACTATCGGCCATTTCTCACCACTGGGCTGGTCCAGCACTTCCTTGGGCACATTATCTTTAGGTATACTTTGTTTGCACTCGCAGAGAACCATTAGGCAGCTCAAGGGGGTGTGGAACAAGCGCCCTCTAACCCGGACTCGCCCGAGACACTTAATAGTCTCCAAGGTTTCTTCTATCTGGGCTATTTCTACTTCTTCTGGAACCAGAACCAAGAGTGCTTTAGCTTCCTCCAAACCTTCACCCCGACACCACCTCTTCAGCTCTGCAGCAAGCCCGGTGTGGTCTGCCATACTCATTGTAgccaaaaatactaaaaaaaatgtaaactagCTACTGTAGgttaacttttaactttttctttttagtgtgTTGCCCCTTTAATACTTCTATGAGACCCAAAAACATCCCAGCGGTGCCTCCATTTTATGTAGCCCTCATTTACTCAATACTATTAAATAAATGGGCTTTGGGTTCTTTTTCTAGTGTACTCTCGTAcgatatttttaaattaacttctcttttgtttttgggaTCAGTGAAGTTATTCCTTAACAGTGGCACTACACGCGAAAATGAACACTAGTGTCTACAGTGCAGTAAATCATATCATACACCATGTAAAGGTAAACCAATGTAACCCTCCTTTAATTgactaaaataatgaaaataataaaataataaaatggcaGGTTTCAGTATTAAGGcaaagtaaaacacacacaacaattTACCAGTTGTTCACAGAATCTCCACATATACAGTGGTAAAACAATTATAGTCCCAAACTAAACCTAAAGCCGGCAGAAATACAACCTACGTTGCAGGCCTGTATTGCTCCAGTATAAATCCAAAACGATCTCCAAACCGGGAGTTCTTCACTCAacgagcaaaaaataaataaataaactcagtACCTTGTGAAACTTGCAATTCCCACCAGATTAATCCAAGCAACAAGTTGTCTCCAGCTCCTTCAGAAACACTCCACTCTGACTGCAGTAGATGACGAGATGAGGTCCGTGATCTCCACGTGCTCCACAAGCTACCTGTTTTAGCTTCCCACGTTGCCAGAGGTACTCAGAGTGACGCGGGCACTCAGAGTGACTATCTGGGGTTGGTCTGTCGCTATCCAGTTCGGTAACGATCCTCTGCAGCTTTTTACGTCCCACAATTTTAGCGAAACGGCAGTCTACAGTAGTCCGTATTAGCGAACGGCTGGGTTAGCCTCACTTTAACTCAAGGCGTGCACGGCCgcaggaaacaaaacacacagtccagCAGCTTCACGCCGAAACTTTACGTGTCATGTCACTAGCTTACCGACACTGTGACTTATCTTTTCGAAAAGTCAAAACACACTTACTAGTACCGTACTGCATAAAACAAGCTAACTTCTCCGGATGCTCCGTGTAACTCACGCACCACCACCCTCTCTCCTCgcgctctcttttttcttctccaccCTCTGTTACCTTCACAGACGATATCCCCATAGGAGATTACAGTTCTCACAAACAATtcacaagaaaagaaagataacttattttaaacaatgcaaacaggtttttaatcattttacatGAACTTTGATCTTTTTAATAAAcaagaaatttaaataaatgaatttaacTCTTTGATATTTATATATTCTCAGACTTTACTTATCTTTTACCATCTATGCATCTTTTTAACCCAGGTTACAAGTTCATAAACAAGGATAAAGTACATGCGACTGATTCCTTTTTATTAACTGACCTGTAATCGATAAGAGTCAGGATCCACTTTGCCCTCCACATGCTTCAGCTGTGTGGAGCTTTGGATCTACTTTAGAACAGGCTTTGGTTCTAAAATTAAAGCTGTGCTGATTTCAGAGACCCAAACCTGTCCATGTTGAGCATTTTATTGAGACGCATGTTTAAGACTGTTAGAGCTGCACTTTTTCAGCATTTATCAGCTGCCGTGAGACAGTTTCTGCCTCGCTCTCACTGTAGATGGATGTAGCAGAGTTTAGGTTCAGTGTATCTCTCTCAGCTTTATGCTGCGTTTTGCTCTCAAGTCTATTGAAGGTAAGATTTCACtgcaattaaaaaaagtaataattctGAAATACTAGTTACTTCATTTCTTTAGAAAACATTTAAGCTTTAATTCATGGTAATCGTCTTTTTTTGGCCGTGCTTCTGATGCGCTGTCACCATGTTTACACTTGAGAGTTTATACACAAATATAGAAATAATGATAatttaaagtgatttaaaaCTGTGATAAAAGTCAGTGATGATGTAGCGCCAGTCTGAAAGTCTGTTATACTGGCAGATGATGCAGAAAACGTATAGTATATATGAGTTTtgcgtttatttattttaaaatatttctttcgCACACGTATAACTGGATAGCGTAGTGGTGACAACATTGGCCTTTGGAACTTGGTCGGGCGGCCATAACCAAAGCAAACCACAAGTTCCTCaaaagagattttaaaaaaccccccaaaactttTGATCTTTTGTTCGTCTTGGATTTATTCTATTGTCTTATTCTTTGCAGCtctgccttttcttttcctGAATCAAGTGGTACAAAGTAAAGTTTGCTCTTAGTCACATTTTGTACTAAAAAGTTGGATATAATTTCATGGAAAGTTGTTATTTTTGCACTGGAAAGTTTTAACATcataaagacattttttccaATTGTCATACTTAACTTGGTTTTCAGCAGgatgtatttctttattttcttcatttttctccTCCTCAGGTCAGTTACACGTGGTTGGATCTCCTCAGCCTATCGTAGCTGCTCCAGGTGATGATGTCATCCTACCGTGTCACGTAGAGCCAAAGTTTAACGTGGTGGGACTGACGGTGGAGTGGTCGAGGCCCGATCGTAATATGGAATATGTACATCTATACAGGCACAACAGGGAGATGACCGACATGAAAATCCCATCATACTTCGGGAGGACGGCGTTGTTCACAGACGGCCTGAGAGAAGGAAACATCTCACTAAGAATCACTAATGTGACACTAGAAGATGAAGGAAGATACAGATGTTCAATCCCAAAGTTAAAGAGTCAAACAAAGTCTTCATTTGTTAGTCTGATTGTTGGTGAGTtagactgaaaagatttttgttgtttggttttaaACTTACTGCGTACTTGGGTTATTTTACCAACAACTTATTTTTACTCATTAAAGAATATTTGAATATAttgtaaataatttaaaatcttCTGTTCTGCCAAACTTAAATTCAGCTAAAACTGTGACAACACAGACACCACTGCATCCTGAAACTCTCCAAACTCCTAATCTGGCAGAAGAGTTTCACAGTAAAGGTGAGAACATGAGGAACAAATCAAGACAGTTAACCCTCTACAGCATAGCGTTGCCCTGaggcaacaaaccacattttcatgccttacactggcccttcaaaaaaaaaaacactttttttttcaaataatgctaccagacacatctctttccaataaaatgatgagttgAAGGTAGTGTGACTTTCATTTTGGGGGGGGAGGACCCCTTTCTGCAAGTTGCACTACATCAGAGACATCTCGATTAGGAGGCAAGATAAAGAtcactattttacatgtttataatgaaataaacttatttaaaaaaatacttgtatgtgcatgaatatgttaagaagcatatttgattgtttgttctacttttttaaatttatttatacagtaaaactgttaattttcattcgttgcctcaaggcaacactgcGCAGTTAGCCCAATTTTTTTCAGGCAATATAATGCATTTGCATATGTatgtagagatgtgtttgtgtgcatttatatgatcatagacaatgttttttactttacaatcttctcataattacaggacatggatgtaaataccTTTTGTGGAAGGAAACCAAGGGAATGTGCACTTTCTGTCCTCAGAAAGTGAGGACAGTGAGCTTTCAGGGAGTGACATTGAAGTAGAGGGGTGGATCCCTGAATGAGGTTTGGGGAATACTTAGGAGCTCAGGGGTCAGGGGTCAGTTAGTAAagtaactgtgtctgtgtgtgtgttagtgcccacatagcaagcaggtctggccaggatctggtatcaagtcggcactgctggctgacttctggcatgataagatgtatgtcatccagataagggccaggcctggcatag
This window contains:
- the LOC134623081 gene encoding selection and upkeep of intraepithelial T-cells protein 1-like isoform X1 yields the protein MDTEESSVSVSTIFTFLLLLSPIVSLEGQLHVVGSPQPIVAAPGDDVILPCHVEPKFNVVGLTVEWSRPDRNMEYVHLYRHNREMTDMKIPSYFGRTALFTDGLREGNISLRITNVTLEDEGRYRCSIPKLKSQTKSSFVSLIVAKTVTTQTPLHPETLQTPNLAEEFHSKGGLSRRSRLIPLVVFGVFILLCVAVAGLWFTESKRRKTEISCECSFIGALLLDTLDYLTEAKASPTLLGR
- the LOC134623081 gene encoding myelin-oligodendrocyte glycoprotein-like isoform X2 gives rise to the protein MDTEESSVSVSTIFTFLLLLSPIVSLEGQLHVVGSPQPIVAAPGDDVILPCHVEPKFNVVGLTVEWSRPDRNMEYVHLYRHNREMTDMKIPSYFGRTALFTDGLREGNISLRITNVTLEDEGRYRCSIPKLKSQTKSSFVSLIVGGLSRRSRLIPLVVFGVFILLCVAVAGLWFTESKRRKTEISCECSFIGALLLDTLDYLTEAKASPTLLGR